The Staphylothermus marinus F1 genome has a segment encoding these proteins:
- a CDS encoding winged helix-turn-helix domain-containing protein — MSRRAFYRIILYSGENGELEPVKIAQQLGLQLNTVKKYLKTLEKEELVRRIDDKRYQLTSKGLKLKKSIERLKEIKTPEPYIITNPSTGEPLQLTVRDYKQLYAVIEYGLAPRNILEEHLKRGYFLEWIKNVFNDEFLVELINEGRITTIDDLKNYLKEIIGLLTK; from the coding sequence TTGAGTAGGAGGGCATTCTATAGAATAATACTTTATAGTGGCGAAAACGGAGAACTTGAACCAGTAAAAATTGCTCAACAATTAGGACTCCAATTAAACACTGTAAAGAAATACTTGAAAACACTTGAGAAGGAAGAACTAGTTAGAAGAATAGATGATAAAAGATATCAATTAACAAGTAAGGGGTTAAAACTCAAGAAAAGTATAGAGAGACTCAAAGAAATAAAAACACCAGAACCATACATAATTACTAATCCATCAACAGGCGAGCCCCTCCAATTAACTGTTAGAGATTATAAACAATTATATGCTGTAATAGAGTATGGTCTAGCTCCAAGAAATATTTTAGAAGAACACTTAAAGAGAGGATATTTCTTGGAATGGATAAAAAATGTTTTCAACGATGAATTCTTAGTTGAACTAATTAATGAAGGAAGGATAACAACAATAGATGATCTGAAAAACTATTTAAAAGAAATAATAGGTTTACTAACGAAATAG